The proteins below come from a single Sorghum bicolor cultivar BTx623 chromosome 4, Sorghum_bicolor_NCBIv3, whole genome shotgun sequence genomic window:
- the LOC8077630 gene encoding uncharacterized protein LOC8077630 isoform X2 yields MDLLPEDVLTDVLRRLPPRDLAVSRSVCREWRAIVDARCDLRKDLLPTTLGGIFVMMWDPGEDPEFLVRPSMKRTIDGRLQNYEGLEYYNRPYIVNCCNGLLLLDEYDQVVNPATRQWARLPPYPASPGSSYYPKYLVFDPTLSPPPHYYEVLAMQDLFCFRDELSAEGSQWPPLVYTMGMYSSSTTKWEERLFAREEGSATTIAYVGSGQYQATYLNRALYIYWCGDFIMRITLFNDKYTIINLPAGTNELSEDDKVWFLNELGGNTEWILKHGANLTQISYFPKHDHGADRPWILQYGNNKETAAVDNGLDWNSDEDNALDIDDMGCGKSYFPAYIDVFGFHPYREILFLYLSRSRVVAYYFNASKIQDLGEFRFGDIYHTIYQAFIYTPCWNGELFVEN; encoded by the exons ATGGACCTGCTGCCTGAGGACGTGCTCACGGACGTCCTCCGCCGCCTGCCGCCGCGCGACCTGGCCGTGTCGCGCAGCGTGTGCCGGGAGTGGCGCGCCATCGTCGACGCGCGCTGCGACCTGCGGAAGGACCTCCTCCCGACCACGCTGGGCGGCATCTTCGTCATGATGTGGGATCCGGGGGAAGATCCGGAATTCTTGGTCCGGCCCTCTATGAAGCGCACAATAGACGGCAGGCTTCAAAACTACGAGGGGCTCGAGTACTACAATAGACCCTACATTgtgaattgctgcaatggcctcctcctccttgaCGAATATGATCAGGTGGTCAACCCGGCGACAAGGCAGTGGGCGCGCTTGCCGCCCTATCCGGCCTCGCCTGGGTCGAGCTACTACCCAAAGTACCTAGTATTTGACCCAACTTTATCTCCGCCTCCACACTACTATGAGGTGCTTGCGATGCAAGATCTTTTTTGTTTTAGGGATGAGCTATCGGCAGAGGGATCACAATGGCCGCCATTGGTATATACGATGGgtatgtactcatctagcacgACAAAATGGGAGGAAAGACTATTTGCCCGTGAAGAAGGATCTGCAACAACCATTGCCTATGTTGGGTCAGGTCAATATCAAGCTACATACTTGAATAGAGCACTCTATATCTATTGGTGTGGTGATTTTATTATGCG AATAACCCTTTTCAATGATAAGTATACAATAATTAATCTGCCGGCCGGTACCAACGAGCTGAGTGAAGATGACAAG GTTTGGTTCCTAAATGAACTGGGTGGGAACACGGAGTGGATATTGAAGCATGGCGCCAACCTGACGCAAATATCATATTTTCCAAAACATGATCATGGAGCTGATAGACCATGGATTTTACAATATGGAAACAACAAAGAGACAGCAGCAGTGGATAATGGTTTGGATTGGAATTCTGATGAAGATAATGCTCTTGACATTGATGACATGGGTTGTGGAAAGTCCTACTTCCCTGCGTATATTGACGTATTTGGATTCCATCCTTATAGAGAGATtctcttcttgtatttgtcacGTTCAAGAGTTGTGGCATATTATTTTAATGCCTCAAAGATTCAGGATTTGGGAGAGTTCCGCTTTGGAGACATTTATCATACCATATATCAGGCTTTCATATATACACCTtgttggaatggagagttgttTGTAGAAAATTAA
- the LOC110434713 gene encoding mucin-1-like → MGAHISDTRRARRRSSPGRRCSAAAGRPGVAPPAAPAGAAPVRSPVRPHSTLPTITRHPSPGAPPAASAAAAHPAAVARPPPTAPPATSATPDARAAPSPTVSVAAAHPAAAARPSAASSAAPVRSSAHPRSAQPDHRPSPAASAPPAASAAAARPPPAARRAVGHERNARRACGSVARARARPQLTRAPLPVPVLRRPPVLVARCPTIAPHPPLGMPPATSAMRAASAAATHPAAAARPPPGAPPATSATSDAGARAARPSPCSVRPSS, encoded by the exons ATGGGTGCACACAT CTCCGACACccgccgcgcgcgccgccgcagcTCACCCGGCCGCCGCTGCTCGGCCGCCGCTGGCCGCCCCGGTGTTGCGCCGCCCGCCGCGCCCGCCGGAGCTGCGCCAGTCCGCTCGCCCGTCCGTCCTCACAGCACGCTCCCGACCATCACCCGCCACCCGTCGCCTGGCGCGCCTCCCGCCGCAAGCGCGGCCGCAGCTCACCCGGCTGCCGTAGCTCGGCCACCGCCCACCGCACCGCCGGCCACGAGCGCAACGCCCGACGCGCGTGCGGCTCCGTCGCCCACCGTGAGCGTGGCCGCAGCTCACCCGGCCGCCGCTGCCCGCCCCAGTGCTGCGTCGTCCGCCGCGCCAGTCCGCTCGTCCGCCCATCCTCGCAGCGCGCAGCCCGACCATCGCCCGTCCCCCGCTGCGAGCGCGCCTCCCGCCGCGAGCGCGGCCGCTGCTCGGCCACCGCCCGCCGCTCGGCGCGCCGTCGGCCACGAGCGCAACGCCCGACGCGCGTGCGGCTCCGTCGCCCGCGCGCGAGCGCGGCCGCAGCTCACCCGGGCGCCGCTGCCCGTTCCGGTGTTGCGCCGCCCGCCCGTCCTCGTAGCGCGCTGCCCGACCATCGCCCCCCACCCACCGCTCGGCATGCCTCCCGCGACGAGCGCGATGCGCGCCGCGAGCGCGGCCGCAACTCACCCTGCCGCCGCTGCTCGGCCACCGCCCGGCGCGCCGCCGGCCACGAGCGCGACGTCCGACGCCGGTGCCAGAGCCGCGAGACCGTCGCCGTGCTCCGTCCGTCCGTCGTCATAG
- the LOC8077631 gene encoding ubiquitin fusion degradation protein 1 homolog — translation MYFEGYGFRGSTFEQTYRCYPASFIDKPQLEAGDKIIMPPSALDRLASLHIEYPMLFEVHNAAAERTSHCGVLEFIAEEGMIYMPYWMMQNLLLQEGDMVFIKNANLPKGTYVKLQPHTTDFLDISNPKAILEKTLRNFSCLTTGDSIMVAYNNKKYYIDIVETKPSNAISIIETDCEVDFAPPLDYKEPEPVKPAVPASTEPTTEAPAEEEPKFIPFTGSGRRLDGKPSKDKDVQASSPAKRQANATNGVQPSTATTSQGSSSRKTTGKLVFGSGSGGSRTEKAPEKEAKEEPKKEDPKFTAFTGKKYSLKG, via the exons ATG TACTTCGAAGGCTATGGCTTCCGTGGAAGTACTTTCGAGCAGACTTACCGCTGCTATCCTGCGTCCTTCATTGACAAG CCACAACTTGAGGCTGGTGACAAAA TTATAATGCCACCATCAGCTCTTGATCGTCTTG CATCTCTGCATATTGAATACCCTATGCTATTTGAAGTCCACAATGCAGCAGCAGAACGAACTTCACATTGTGGTGTTCTGGAGTTCATTGCGGAAGAAGGCATGATCTACATGCCATATTGG ATGATGCAAAATCTTCTTCTGCAAGAGGGAGATATGGTGTTCATAAAAAATGCCAACCTCCCCAAGGGCACATATGTGAAGTTGCAGCCTCATACAACAGACTTTCTAGATATTTCAAACCCCAAAGCAAT CTTGGAGAAAACTTTGCGGAACTTTTCTTGTCTAACTACAGGTGACAGCATTATGGTAGCGTATAATAACAAGAAGTACTACATTGATATAGTGGAGACAAAGCCCTCCAATGCTATAAGTATTATTGAGACCGACTGTGAGGTTGACTTTGCTCCACCACTTGACTACAAAGAACCCGAGCCAGTAAAACCTGCTGTTCCTGCAAGCACAGAGCCTACTACCG AGGCTCCAGCTGAAGAAGAACCAAAGTTCATCCCCTTCACTGGTTCAGGAAGGCGCCTGGATGGGAAGCCTTCCAAAGATAAAGATGTGCAGGCCTCATCCCCTGCAAAGCGACAAGCTAATGCAACTAATGGTGTGCAGCCCTCAACAGCCACCACCTCACAGGGCAGTTCATCACGTAAGACCACAGGAAAACTTGTCTTTGGCTCTGGCTCTGGTGGAAGCCGCACTGAAAAG GCACCTGAAAAGGAAGCAAAGGAGGAGCCAAAGAAAGAAGACCCAAAATTCACAGCATTCACAGGAAAGAAATACTCATTGAAGGGCTGA
- the LOC8077629 gene encoding uncharacterized protein LOC8077629, producing MAGDGADVGEAVEATPTRNRRTIYDYLGEGEDGTEDASPPASSETPPRLRLPRFTCARIRFGRKRGGSGGRKEAAAAEKSEDASVGSSGWKQAAAGSSSGGGVAAGQTGMGLSMLFLLARTCVELNRMAEVRAQMETLLKEIRDEASRVKGAAAVDDHVVLVAPKACNNLQSSSSSTTTTTTTTASSSCVSDTTTTNCLETRRGEDGERASEAELETEPPPRRHQPPECRSDTEQDSPDDQCSIQSSSSDDDDDGEFIELEGGRFGTGGGNSHQRGAVVVDEGDDDGDESCERRHEGGGVSATELERRLHELQHRRDRERIEALESALRRAQRKLTEKEMEARLWQDTATLALGQPMPRARDRDGQGQ from the exons ATGGCTGGCGACGGTGCCGATGTCGGGGAAGCAGTAGAGGCGACGCCCACGAGGaacaggaggacgatctacgatTACCTCGGCGAAGGCGAGGATGGAACCGAGGATGCCTCGCCGCCTGCTTCGTCGGAGACGCCGCCGCGGCTGCGGCTCCCGAGGTTCACCTGCGCCAGGATCCGGTTCGGCAGGAAGCGTGGCGGAAGCGGTGGCCGGAAGGAAGCCGCCGCGGCCGAGAAGAGCGAGGACGCGTCGGTGGGCTCCTcag GATGGAAGCAAGCGGCGGCCGGAAGCAGCAGCGGCGGTGGTGTGGCGGCCGGACAAACCGGCATGGGGCTAAGCATGCTCTTCCTCCTGGCGAGGACATGCGTGGAGCTCAACCGGATGGCCGAGGTGCGCGCGCAGATGGAGACGCTCCTCAAGGAGATCCGAGACGAGGCTAGCAGGGTGaagggcgccgccgccgtggatGATCACGTCGTCCTCGTCGCGCCGAAAGCCTGCAACAACCtgcagtcgtcgtcgtcgtcgaccaccaccaccaccaccaccaccgcgtcGTCGAGCTGCGTCTCGGACACGACCACCACCAACTGCCTGGAGACCCGGCGCGGCGAGGACGGGGAGCGGGCGTCGGAAGCAGAGCTCGAGACAGAGCCGCCACCACGGCGCCATCAACCGCCAGAGTGCAGGTCCGACACCGAGCAAGACAGTCCTGATGATCAG TGTTCGATCCAGTCGTCGTcgtccgacgacgacgacgacggcgagttCATCGAGCTGGAGGGCGGGCGGTTCGGCACCGGCGGCGGGAATTCCCATCAGCGAGGCGCCGTGGTCGTCGACGagggcgacgacgacggcgacgagtCGTGCGAGCGGCGGCACGAGGGAGGAGGAGTCTCGGCGACGGAGCTGGAGCGGAGGCTGCACGAGCTCCAGCACCGGCGGGACAGGGAGCGGATCGAGGCGCTGGAGTCGGCGCTGCGGCGCGCGCAGCGGAAGCTGACGGAGAAGGAGATGGAGGCGCGGCTGTGGCAGGACACGGCCACACTGGCGCTGGGGCAACCGATGCCGCGGGCGCGGGACCGGGACGGACAGGGACAGTGA
- the LOC8077630 gene encoding uncharacterized protein LOC8077630 isoform X1, with translation MDLLPEDVLTDVLRRLPPRDLAVSRSVCREWRAIVDARCDLRKDLLPTTLGGIFVMMWDPGEDPEFLVRPSMKRTIDGRLQNYEGLEYYNRPYIVNCCNGLLLLDEYDQVVNPATRQWARLPPYPASPGSSYYPKYLVFDPTLSPPPHYYEVLAMQDLFCFRDELSAEGSQWPPLVYTMGMYSSSTTKWEERLFAREEGSATTIAYVGSGQYQATYLNRALYIYWCGDFIMRITLFNDKYTIINLPAGTNELSEDDKVYLGKSKNRIHFALVDNDQLRLQVWFLNELGGNTEWILKHGANLTQISYFPKHDHGADRPWILQYGNNKETAAVDNGLDWNSDEDNALDIDDMGCGKSYFPAYIDVFGFHPYREILFLYLSRSRVVAYYFNASKIQDLGEFRFGDIYHTIYQAFIYTPCWNGELFVEN, from the exons ATGGACCTGCTGCCTGAGGACGTGCTCACGGACGTCCTCCGCCGCCTGCCGCCGCGCGACCTGGCCGTGTCGCGCAGCGTGTGCCGGGAGTGGCGCGCCATCGTCGACGCGCGCTGCGACCTGCGGAAGGACCTCCTCCCGACCACGCTGGGCGGCATCTTCGTCATGATGTGGGATCCGGGGGAAGATCCGGAATTCTTGGTCCGGCCCTCTATGAAGCGCACAATAGACGGCAGGCTTCAAAACTACGAGGGGCTCGAGTACTACAATAGACCCTACATTgtgaattgctgcaatggcctcctcctccttgaCGAATATGATCAGGTGGTCAACCCGGCGACAAGGCAGTGGGCGCGCTTGCCGCCCTATCCGGCCTCGCCTGGGTCGAGCTACTACCCAAAGTACCTAGTATTTGACCCAACTTTATCTCCGCCTCCACACTACTATGAGGTGCTTGCGATGCAAGATCTTTTTTGTTTTAGGGATGAGCTATCGGCAGAGGGATCACAATGGCCGCCATTGGTATATACGATGGgtatgtactcatctagcacgACAAAATGGGAGGAAAGACTATTTGCCCGTGAAGAAGGATCTGCAACAACCATTGCCTATGTTGGGTCAGGTCAATATCAAGCTACATACTTGAATAGAGCACTCTATATCTATTGGTGTGGTGATTTTATTATGCG AATAACCCTTTTCAATGATAAGTATACAATAATTAATCTGCCGGCCGGTACCAACGAGCTGAGTGAAGATGACAAGGTTTATCTTGGAAAGTCAAAAAATAGGATACATTTTGCTCTAGTCGATAATGATCAACTTCGCCTCCAGGTTTGGTTCCTAAATGAACTGGGTGGGAACACGGAGTGGATATTGAAGCATGGCGCCAACCTGACGCAAATATCATATTTTCCAAAACATGATCATGGAGCTGATAGACCATGGATTTTACAATATGGAAACAACAAAGAGACAGCAGCAGTGGATAATGGTTTGGATTGGAATTCTGATGAAGATAATGCTCTTGACATTGATGACATGGGTTGTGGAAAGTCCTACTTCCCTGCGTATATTGACGTATTTGGATTCCATCCTTATAGAGAGATtctcttcttgtatttgtcacGTTCAAGAGTTGTGGCATATTATTTTAATGCCTCAAAGATTCAGGATTTGGGAGAGTTCCGCTTTGGAGACATTTATCATACCATATATCAGGCTTTCATATATACACCTtgttggaatggagagttgttTGTAGAAAATTAA